In Candidatus Nanopelagicales bacterium, a single genomic region encodes these proteins:
- a CDS encoding carbamoyltransferase C-terminal domain-containing protein, with amino-acid sequence MILGLALSHDASAALTDSSGRVIAAIGEERLSRRKNHRGIPTQSLTSILELVPPELEVTRLVIGSHESLPIEEARRFLADLDDQASNPRGTARQARPGWRMPSSTIPMVAVEDAIRGVLSTTLSNASSLPIVWQNHHLSHLGTALGITPSEPTLLISLDGEGDGESGAVAVSDGNQMRVVGRIPAADSLGLLYSAITERYNFTPTRHEGKITGLAAYGASSAAVDILRHYVEVRKGIPFIRYPKSFKARLRPLALRRLKPNRDVILTMDDIADLAERGTANYADLAFAIQQVLEESVCEMVEYWISRTGLRDIALAGGVFSNVKLNQRLAELPSTRAVTVFPNMGDGGLALGGIWSVLKAEGGLGSGPLYSDMFLAPETDQFDELTIRNLAAQFGLDFEAVEADAVAGRVAQIIVAGGIVGWHEGSMEFGPRALGHRSILLDPRQRESVESLNARLHRTEFMPFAPVVLRERFDDYFKTDNASMQPFEYMTMTCLVRPEFHSILQGVTHVDGTARPQIIDAEVTPNYYNIVKEFGRATGIYVLVNTSFNTHEEPINGRLEDSIAALLADAVDVLATPAGFLWVKDSAIHRNSDAH; translated from the coding sequence ATGATCCTTGGCCTTGCCCTCTCGCATGACGCCTCGGCTGCGCTCACCGACAGCAGCGGACGGGTTATTGCAGCTATCGGAGAAGAGAGGCTCTCCCGCCGCAAGAATCATCGGGGAATCCCAACGCAGTCGCTGACATCGATTCTCGAACTTGTTCCACCAGAATTGGAGGTCACTCGCCTCGTCATTGGCAGCCACGAGTCCCTGCCAATTGAAGAGGCCCGTCGGTTTCTCGCTGACCTGGACGATCAGGCATCCAACCCGCGGGGCACCGCACGTCAGGCTAGGCCGGGTTGGCGAATGCCCAGTTCCACAATTCCGATGGTAGCCGTCGAAGATGCCATCCGCGGCGTCCTGTCGACCACTCTCTCTAACGCGAGCTCGCTGCCTATAGTCTGGCAGAACCATCACCTTTCTCACCTCGGCACGGCTCTTGGAATAACCCCAAGTGAACCTACTCTGCTGATCAGCCTCGATGGGGAGGGGGACGGCGAGTCGGGTGCGGTCGCGGTCTCCGATGGTAATCAGATGCGGGTCGTTGGCCGGATTCCGGCAGCAGACAGTTTGGGACTGCTCTACAGCGCCATCACGGAACGCTACAACTTCACGCCCACAAGACATGAGGGAAAGATCACAGGGCTTGCGGCATACGGCGCCAGCAGCGCGGCAGTTGACATCCTTCGTCACTACGTTGAGGTACGTAAAGGAATTCCATTCATTCGCTACCCCAAATCCTTTAAGGCGCGGTTACGGCCGCTGGCGCTGCGACGCCTGAAGCCGAACAGAGACGTGATCCTGACGATGGACGACATTGCTGACCTAGCAGAGCGTGGCACCGCGAACTACGCAGACCTCGCGTTTGCGATCCAACAGGTCCTTGAGGAGTCGGTCTGCGAGATGGTCGAATATTGGATTTCTCGGACCGGACTACGCGATATAGCCCTAGCCGGCGGAGTTTTCTCGAATGTAAAGCTCAACCAGCGCCTAGCCGAACTACCTTCCACGCGAGCAGTTACGGTCTTCCCAAATATGGGTGACGGTGGTCTAGCACTCGGAGGAATCTGGTCTGTCCTGAAAGCGGAGGGCGGTCTCGGATCAGGTCCCCTGTATTCCGATATGTTCTTGGCTCCTGAGACGGATCAATTCGACGAGCTGACAATACGAAACTTAGCCGCGCAATTCGGTTTAGACTTCGAAGCCGTGGAAGCCGATGCTGTGGCGGGTCGGGTTGCACAGATCATCGTCGCTGGCGGCATCGTGGGCTGGCATGAGGGTTCGATGGAGTTTGGCCCAAGGGCACTTGGTCACCGATCAATTCTTCTCGATCCAAGGCAGCGGGAGTCCGTAGAATCCCTCAATGCACGCCTGCACCGCACGGAATTCATGCCTTTCGCGCCAGTGGTACTGCGCGAGAGGTTCGATGACTACTTCAAGACCGACAATGCTTCAATGCAACCTTTCGAATACATGACGATGACATGTTTAGTCAGGCCGGAGTTCCATTCGATATTGCAGGGAGTCACACATGTGGACGGCACGGCTAGGCCGCAGATCATCGACGCAGAAGTCACTCCGAACTACTACAACATTGTCAAGGAATTTGGTCGCGCGACCGGAATCTATGTGCTCGTCAACACGTCGTTTAACACTCATGAGGAGCCGATAAATGGACGACTTGAGGATTCGATAGCGGCACTTTTGGCAGATGCCGTCGATGTTTTGGCTACTCCTGCGGGCTTCCTGTGGGTCAAGGATTCAGCAATTCATCGCAACAGTGACGCTCATTAG
- a CDS encoding glycosyltransferase produces the protein MVVSDAPKVAVVLPIFNGEAHLRASIDSILAQTFVDFELVLVDDASTDNSLTIARGYEDSRIRVLALQENRGLAAALNDGIGFARAPIIARQDQDDISAPQRLERQLAVLEQDAGVVLVGTWAKVIRPDGSGGWQHCGAHHHPVSDDALRLRLLWNNPFVHSSVVFQRSAFEEAGQYGTDPELNWPEDYDLWVRMAPLGRMATVPDELVIYRQTHGGMSDINRERILHGVVRIATRNLAKASGCAPTDTRVKALARVLNSVPTPTTTPVEALQRARIFLRACRMSVHSRSLALSAMRARWAGKIVARSLDPRWGSIDNE, from the coding sequence ATGGTGGTCAGCGATGCGCCTAAGGTCGCTGTCGTGTTGCCGATCTTCAACGGCGAAGCACACCTTCGCGCGTCGATTGACTCGATATTGGCGCAGACCTTCGTCGACTTCGAATTGGTGTTAGTCGATGATGCCTCGACTGATAACAGCCTGACAATCGCGCGTGGATACGAGGATTCTCGGATTCGGGTGCTTGCTTTGCAGGAGAACCGAGGGCTAGCAGCTGCGCTCAACGATGGCATCGGGTTCGCGCGTGCGCCCATAATTGCGCGACAGGACCAAGATGACATATCCGCGCCCCAGCGGCTCGAACGGCAACTCGCTGTACTGGAGCAAGATGCAGGCGTAGTCCTTGTCGGCACTTGGGCAAAGGTCATAAGACCGGATGGGTCAGGTGGATGGCAGCATTGCGGCGCCCACCACCATCCCGTCAGTGACGATGCACTGCGATTGCGACTGTTGTGGAACAACCCTTTCGTGCATAGTTCCGTAGTCTTTCAGCGAAGCGCTTTCGAGGAGGCTGGTCAGTACGGAACTGATCCCGAATTAAACTGGCCCGAGGACTACGACCTCTGGGTCAGGATGGCGCCGCTGGGCCGCATGGCTACGGTGCCGGATGAGCTGGTTATTTATCGTCAGACGCATGGCGGTATGTCGGATATCAATCGCGAGCGAATCCTTCATGGTGTGGTGCGCATAGCGACTAGGAACCTAGCGAAAGCGTCAGGGTGCGCGCCGACCGATACGCGCGTCAAGGCACTAGCGCGCGTTCTCAATAGTGTTCCAACTCCAACCACAACCCCGGTTGAGGCCTTGCAACGAGCACGCATATTCCTGCGTGCATGCAGAATGTCTGTTCACTCAAGAAGTTTAGCGCTGTCAGCAATGCGTGCCCGTTGGGCGGGAAAGATCGTGGCCAGATCGCTCGATCCACGGTGGGGTAGCATCGATAATGAGTGA
- a CDS encoding ABC transporter ATP-binding protein encodes MSDSLKLLNKVDQRKLGVVTGIQMLTGFLDAAGVALFGIVAAMATSAVSGTPLPSMVSSIVGTSNATSEELLGSAIRLSVIAGLLLITKSIVNVLLTRRVLRFLAYRQAIVSGQLASTLLARPLIQVQRRQSQQTAYALTTGANSAMLGVLGQAVTVGAELSLLGILAVGLLLLDPVVAIFAVAFFAGIAFILQRIMSSRAHRLGTTNSEAEVASTALVQESVSTYREVLVTNRRNLYAQQFQALRWTAAQVQADLSLMSQVPKYVFEVALIIGAGLLAWSQFLLKDASAAMAIIAVFLAAGSRVVPSMLRLQGATLGIRVASGMAKPTIELAQELRVSSEGDTDAESYATVSLEELTRRVRDGSPDFDPTVNLQNVTFYYESAAAPSLYEVNLHVPPGSSVALVGPTGAGKSTLADAILGVVRPASGRVEIGGLPPLEAISRWPGALAYVPQAVSIVTGSIRQNVALGLPAHAIDDDRVWEALKSARLDDFLREARDGLDTVVGEAGVRISGGQRQRLGIARALYTRPLLMVLDEATSALDAETERAIVDTLQELEGNVTVVTIAHRLATVRHCDLVVYLEGGAIVARGTFDEVVSAVPNFAQQAHLLGLV; translated from the coding sequence GTGAGCGACAGCCTTAAATTGTTGAACAAGGTTGATCAACGCAAGTTGGGCGTCGTCACTGGCATCCAAATGCTCACAGGATTTCTCGATGCTGCAGGTGTGGCACTCTTCGGGATTGTGGCCGCTATGGCCACTTCGGCAGTCTCTGGCACTCCACTACCGAGCATGGTGAGTTCCATTGTTGGAACCAGCAATGCAACTTCTGAGGAATTATTAGGAAGTGCCATCCGGTTGAGTGTGATCGCTGGCCTCCTGCTCATAACCAAGAGCATCGTTAACGTCCTGCTCACCAGGCGTGTGCTTCGATTCTTGGCCTATCGCCAAGCGATCGTGTCAGGTCAACTTGCGTCGACACTCCTCGCACGCCCGCTGATCCAAGTGCAACGGCGCCAGAGTCAGCAGACAGCATACGCCCTTACAACGGGCGCGAACTCAGCGATGCTCGGAGTCCTCGGGCAAGCAGTCACCGTTGGCGCAGAGTTGAGCCTCCTTGGCATCCTCGCCGTAGGCCTACTTCTGCTCGATCCAGTCGTCGCGATCTTCGCTGTTGCATTTTTCGCTGGGATAGCTTTCATCTTGCAGCGCATCATGTCGAGCCGCGCCCATCGGCTTGGAACGACCAACTCGGAAGCGGAGGTTGCAAGCACCGCACTTGTTCAGGAGTCCGTCTCCACCTATCGCGAAGTACTGGTGACCAACCGACGCAACCTCTACGCTCAGCAGTTTCAGGCTCTGCGCTGGACTGCCGCGCAGGTCCAAGCCGACTTGAGCCTGATGAGCCAAGTACCCAAGTACGTCTTTGAGGTGGCACTCATCATCGGGGCAGGCCTCTTGGCCTGGTCCCAGTTCCTCTTGAAGGATGCCTCGGCCGCGATGGCCATTATTGCTGTGTTCTTAGCCGCAGGATCCCGTGTGGTGCCCTCGATGCTTCGACTCCAGGGAGCAACGCTCGGCATCCGCGTCGCCAGTGGCATGGCCAAGCCCACGATCGAATTGGCTCAGGAACTTCGCGTGAGTTCGGAAGGTGACACCGACGCAGAATCGTACGCAACCGTCAGTCTGGAGGAACTGACACGCCGGGTACGTGATGGTTCCCCGGACTTTGACCCGACTGTGAATCTCCAAAACGTGACCTTTTACTACGAATCAGCGGCTGCACCGTCACTCTATGAAGTGAACTTGCATGTGCCACCCGGCTCATCGGTAGCGCTCGTGGGCCCGACGGGAGCGGGCAAATCCACTCTTGCCGATGCAATCCTGGGTGTTGTCCGTCCTGCTTCAGGTCGGGTCGAGATCGGTGGACTTCCTCCCCTAGAGGCCATATCGCGGTGGCCAGGAGCGCTCGCATATGTTCCACAGGCGGTGTCCATCGTGACCGGCTCTATTCGACAGAATGTTGCACTCGGTCTCCCCGCCCATGCGATTGATGACGACCGGGTGTGGGAAGCATTGAAATCCGCTCGTCTCGATGACTTTCTAAGAGAAGCGCGCGATGGGCTCGACACTGTGGTGGGTGAAGCTGGAGTTCGCATCAGTGGTGGCCAGCGCCAGCGGTTGGGCATCGCCCGCGCTCTTTATACACGTCCGCTGCTCATGGTCCTAGACGAGGCCACCAGCGCCTTGGATGCCGAGACCGAGCGCGCGATCGTCGACACGCTCCAAGAACTCGAGGGCAATGTCACCGTTGTGACCATCGCTCACCGGCTGGCAACCGTGCGCCATTGCGATCTCGTTGTCTACCTTGAGGGCGGCGCCATCGTGGCGCGCGGCACCTTCGACGAGGTGGTCTCTGCTGTGCCGAACTTCGCTCAGCAGGCGCACCTGCTCGGCCTGGTGTAG
- a CDS encoding glycosyltransferase family A protein — protein sequence MGAGPLVIVVCTKGRPNLLARLLSSLAVQEWPAAVDLLVLDNDAAQSAQPVVKAALSDFPVAIQYSTEARAGYATVRNAALDVIPSGAAVCFIDDDAVVPHGWLRTMFEAHGRSPQSIIRSRYLHVATLPPTTDELADLLVGVDMAALGPAGTSGLLLPAGAHQEVRFDPYFDRSGAEDMDLLARLDALGHPELLADAVVIEQDRVQSLTPAQQRAIARWNGRLSTIARAHRGCPTLGWRIGAAARSVWALLQAVARFALGRRDAGHSYMSYSASRWAMAAAPIRPPNELGGRPWT from the coding sequence ATGGGTGCGGGTCCCTTGGTCATCGTTGTCTGCACAAAGGGCCGTCCGAATTTGCTTGCACGCCTTCTCTCCTCGCTCGCGGTGCAAGAGTGGCCGGCTGCAGTTGACTTACTTGTGCTTGACAACGACGCGGCCCAGTCGGCGCAACCTGTGGTCAAGGCAGCGTTGAGCGACTTCCCTGTGGCGATCCAGTACTCGACCGAAGCAAGGGCTGGCTACGCAACGGTGCGCAATGCGGCGCTTGATGTAATTCCGTCGGGTGCAGCGGTTTGTTTCATCGACGATGACGCGGTCGTGCCCCATGGCTGGCTGCGCACCATGTTCGAAGCGCATGGGCGCTCGCCGCAGTCAATAATCCGGTCGAGGTATTTGCATGTTGCAACGCTGCCACCGACGACCGACGAGCTGGCCGACCTTCTCGTTGGCGTTGACATGGCTGCCCTTGGCCCAGCTGGTACGAGCGGGCTGCTCCTCCCAGCTGGCGCGCATCAAGAGGTTCGCTTCGACCCCTACTTTGACCGCTCCGGCGCTGAAGACATGGACTTGCTTGCCCGGCTGGATGCACTCGGGCACCCTGAACTGCTGGCTGATGCGGTAGTGATTGAGCAAGATCGGGTGCAGTCGCTAACACCTGCTCAACAGCGTGCGATCGCCCGCTGGAATGGCCGACTCTCGACGATTGCACGTGCGCACCGGGGTTGCCCGACCCTCGGTTGGCGTATCGGAGCCGCGGCTCGAAGCGTCTGGGCACTCCTGCAGGCCGTTGCTCGCTTCGCACTCGGTCGTCGCGATGCGGGCCATTCTTATATGTCGTATTCGGCCAGCCGATGGGCGATGGCTGCAGCTCCCATACGACCCCCGAATGAGCTTGGCGGTCGTCCATGGACATAG
- a CDS encoding glycosyltransferase, which yields MPTRVPAPWLTETLDGLVAQVDCNWRLIAVVHGDASMLTPLILSKVPNAVIVPMPPEAKLQDLLNAGLEVCSAPYVARQDHDDIPEPTRLATQQVFLDKHPSVIAVGCAATVIDESGSVVGLRTVPSGLHVGEGLQWKSVLVHPSVMMRRELVLDAGGYDSRATHAEDYELWLRLAALGELDNLPEPLLRYRIHSQQVSRTKAIPHETRVLVAQSRRALARARGNSVLLAQLRQLVWTAPQMLRSIRRH from the coding sequence ATGCCAACTAGGGTCCCGGCACCTTGGCTGACTGAGACTCTCGATGGCCTGGTTGCACAAGTGGACTGCAACTGGCGACTGATTGCCGTGGTCCATGGGGATGCAAGCATGCTCACGCCGTTAATTCTTTCCAAGGTTCCCAATGCAGTGATAGTGCCAATGCCCCCCGAAGCCAAACTTCAAGACCTGCTCAATGCAGGCCTAGAAGTATGTTCCGCGCCATATGTTGCGCGACAGGACCACGACGACATCCCGGAACCAACCAGACTCGCGACGCAGCAGGTGTTTCTAGACAAGCACCCTTCCGTAATAGCCGTTGGCTGTGCGGCGACGGTCATTGACGAAAGTGGCTCGGTTGTTGGGTTACGCACTGTGCCATCTGGGCTCCACGTTGGCGAGGGACTCCAATGGAAGAGCGTGCTTGTGCATCCGAGCGTGATGATGCGCAGGGAGCTGGTATTGGACGCAGGTGGCTATGACTCGCGTGCCACGCATGCCGAGGACTACGAGCTCTGGCTCAGGCTTGCAGCCCTAGGCGAACTCGACAACTTGCCGGAACCATTACTGCGCTATCGCATCCACTCGCAGCAAGTTTCACGAACTAAGGCAATCCCACATGAGACCCGGGTGCTAGTGGCTCAGTCACGCCGGGCCCTAGCACGCGCTCGGGGCAACTCTGTTCTGTTGGCTCAACTACGGCAACTAGTTTGGACGGCGCCGCAGATGCTTCGCAGCATTCGACGCCACTGA
- the rffA gene encoding dTDP-4-amino-4,6-dideoxygalactose transaminase produces MIPFNRPSFHGNERAYLEQAIGNGSISGNGEFTKMAESALSKMHSGATALLTTNCTHALELSARLLNLQPDDEVIVPSYTFVSTASAFMWNGAKPVFADSRADTLNVDPSDVARLITARTKAICVVHYAGVGADPDAFQQLAVDHGITLIEDNAHGLGGHFDGRTLGTFGAMSTLSFHETKNLTCGEGGALILNDPSLVERAEILREKGTNRARFLRGQVDKYTWADVGSSWVMSDMLAATLVGQLERFDEIQAERMRLWLQYQEELAEWADQVGVTLPQVPELADHTAHMFYLRFKSRHARDDFIAHMRERDVLTVFHYQALHESPVGLSLQEGHSCPVASDASQTLVRLPLFYDLGDDAQRTVIRAATSFTNT; encoded by the coding sequence ATGATCCCCTTCAATCGACCCTCGTTTCACGGAAACGAACGGGCCTACCTCGAGCAGGCCATTGGGAATGGTTCCATCTCCGGTAACGGCGAGTTCACCAAAATGGCGGAATCTGCGCTGTCGAAAATGCACTCAGGCGCAACCGCTTTACTAACAACTAACTGCACGCACGCACTCGAACTCAGTGCTCGCCTACTGAACCTTCAACCTGACGATGAAGTAATCGTGCCGTCGTATACCTTCGTTTCTACAGCAAGTGCATTTATGTGGAACGGTGCGAAGCCGGTCTTTGCCGACAGTCGCGCCGATACTCTTAATGTTGATCCAAGCGACGTCGCAAGACTCATCACTGCCCGAACAAAGGCGATCTGCGTCGTGCACTACGCGGGTGTTGGTGCGGATCCGGATGCATTTCAGCAGCTCGCAGTCGATCATGGAATCACTCTCATCGAGGACAATGCGCACGGACTCGGCGGTCACTTCGACGGGCGTACCTTAGGGACCTTCGGTGCCATGTCAACGCTTAGCTTTCACGAGACTAAAAACCTGACTTGCGGCGAAGGTGGTGCACTCATCCTCAATGATCCGTCGTTGGTCGAACGAGCTGAGATTCTGAGAGAAAAAGGCACGAATCGTGCGCGCTTCCTGCGAGGGCAGGTCGATAAGTACACCTGGGCTGACGTTGGCTCAAGCTGGGTGATGTCCGACATGCTCGCGGCAACACTGGTCGGACAGCTCGAGCGGTTTGACGAGATCCAAGCCGAGCGAATGCGTCTTTGGCTCCAGTACCAAGAGGAACTTGCAGAGTGGGCTGACCAAGTAGGTGTGACCTTGCCGCAGGTCCCAGAACTAGCCGACCACACAGCACATATGTTCTACTTGCGCTTCAAGTCGCGACATGCGCGCGATGACTTCATCGCTCACATGCGTGAGCGTGACGTACTTACTGTCTTCCACTATCAAGCGTTGCACGAATCACCCGTTGGCTTAAGCCTGCAAGAAGGGCATTCCTGTCCGGTTGCCTCGGATGCTTCACAGACCCTGGTGCGTCTTCCACTGTTCTACGACCTCGGAGATGACGCTCAACGCACTGTGATTCGGGCTGCAACATCATTCACGAACACATGA
- a CDS encoding alpha-1,2-fucosyltransferase produces MSELANVTRSGITAKLSGGLGNQLFEYAAARGVAARLKCPVFLDTSELSRVGPEDTSREFELSWLVDATQVIDLGYSSVGRIRAAVGRRVPALLPRDTFKERGFEYDSRITQVRVGAVLSGYFQSPRYFENIAGELRRDIQVHIPHSLWRTQTSEKLDALGPWIALHVRRGDYMEARNSAFHGLLMRPYYERAIQSLNDRGVAGRIVIFSDDPPEAIRMLGPIAVDALVVEPANEADAAESIALMSKATAVITANSSFSWWAAWLGDPDETVVICPTPWLRNSGLDERDLRPSSWISIDAGFEES; encoded by the coding sequence ATGAGCGAACTCGCTAATGTCACGAGGTCAGGAATCACTGCCAAACTCTCCGGCGGTCTCGGTAACCAGTTGTTTGAATACGCTGCTGCGCGCGGGGTCGCCGCTAGGCTCAAATGCCCAGTGTTTCTAGACACCTCTGAACTATCCAGAGTTGGCCCCGAAGATACTTCACGTGAGTTTGAGCTTTCGTGGCTTGTAGATGCGACACAAGTGATCGACCTCGGTTACTCGAGCGTTGGTCGGATACGTGCCGCTGTAGGACGGCGAGTTCCTGCACTGTTACCGCGCGACACTTTCAAGGAGCGAGGGTTCGAGTACGACTCTCGCATCACACAGGTTCGAGTGGGCGCGGTCTTGTCGGGCTACTTCCAATCTCCTCGCTATTTTGAAAACATCGCGGGTGAACTTCGTCGAGATATACAGGTCCACATTCCCCATTCCTTATGGCGTACTCAAACAAGCGAAAAACTTGACGCCCTAGGCCCATGGATAGCGCTGCATGTTCGCCGAGGCGACTACATGGAGGCACGAAACTCCGCCTTTCACGGATTGCTCATGAGGCCCTATTACGAACGTGCGATCCAATCCCTGAACGATCGCGGTGTCGCGGGAAGAATTGTCATTTTCTCGGACGACCCGCCTGAAGCAATCAGAATGCTTGGCCCAATAGCTGTTGACGCCCTCGTAGTGGAGCCTGCAAATGAGGCCGATGCCGCCGAGAGTATTGCTTTAATGTCTAAAGCAACTGCGGTAATTACCGCAAATAGTTCGTTCAGTTGGTGGGCTGCCTGGCTTGGCGACCCGGACGAGACTGTCGTTATTTGCCCGACTCCATGGCTGCGAAATTCTGGACTTGACGAACGTGATTTGCGCCCATCGTCATGGATCTCCATAGACGCAGGATTCGAGGAGTCATGA
- a CDS encoding acetyltransferase, which translates to MFGAGGHATSLAETVTASGYTITGFIDESGETHELLGYPVVNNFPNDHIRNGGLVAIGIGDNYQREVIWNRLLLTIPIEQFPCFIHPSASISRFATIDQGTVVLQNAVVGSNARIGQGCLINSAAVVEHDCMLENFASIAPNATLGGNVHIGARTAISIGATVKHGISIGKDTVIGAQSYVHQDIPELTVAFGIPASKNSARKPGDDYLV; encoded by the coding sequence ATTTTTGGCGCTGGTGGTCACGCGACGAGCTTGGCTGAAACTGTCACTGCGTCTGGTTACACAATTACCGGCTTTATTGATGAATCCGGAGAAACGCACGAACTGCTTGGTTACCCAGTTGTCAATAACTTTCCGAACGATCACATAAGAAATGGTGGGCTCGTTGCCATTGGTATTGGTGACAATTACCAACGCGAAGTCATTTGGAACAGACTTTTACTCACTATTCCGATTGAACAATTTCCCTGCTTTATTCATCCCTCTGCGTCAATTTCTCGATTCGCCACAATTGACCAAGGAACGGTCGTATTACAAAATGCCGTGGTTGGCAGTAATGCTCGTATCGGCCAGGGATGTCTTATCAATAGTGCGGCTGTCGTTGAACATGATTGCATGTTAGAAAACTTTGCTTCTATCGCGCCAAATGCAACTCTTGGTGGGAACGTGCACATTGGCGCAAGAACCGCGATTTCGATTGGTGCAACTGTTAAGCATGGCATTTCAATCGGCAAAGACACAGTCATCGGAGCTCAGAGTTACGTTCATCAAGACATTCCCGAGCTGACCGTGGCGTTTGGAATTCCCGCATCAAAAAATTCTGCTAGAAAGCCCGGCGATGATTATTTGGTTTAG
- a CDS encoding glycosyltransferase family 4 protein — MRKVLFGVTIPLTANAFLTGQMQLLVNEGWEVHLATSLDSGFDTLQEIPGVSVHAVPMRREPSITADLRGLYSWIRLLKLVQPDVTVVSTPKAGLLGSIAARLCRVPTRVYHIRGLRAEGLKGSLRFISIRSEKLAIKWSTNILSDSNSLTELLETEGLLKSKQAVVLGLGSACGVDTSYFRPPSSEEKELARVAAGFTQRDIVVMYLGRLAVDKGIKDLANAMQSASASNTNLKLEIVGPEEQSDKFALESTLQLFDSQPWAHIYGPVDDPRSLLWAADIFCLPSYREGFPISVLEAQACGLPVITTKVTGCSDSIVDNTTGILVEAKSPESLAKAILEMSSDLELRERLGTNGAVWVKENFDCSLVEQRFSDYLNRITN; from the coding sequence ATGCGAAAGGTCTTGTTCGGGGTCACAATTCCTCTGACAGCCAATGCGTTTCTCACTGGTCAAATGCAACTTCTCGTCAATGAAGGCTGGGAAGTCCACCTAGCCACTTCCCTTGATTCAGGGTTCGACACCCTGCAAGAAATACCGGGTGTCTCAGTTCACGCCGTACCAATGCGAAGAGAACCAAGCATCACCGCCGACTTACGCGGCTTGTACTCATGGATTCGCCTTTTAAAACTTGTGCAGCCAGATGTAACTGTCGTGAGCACGCCAAAAGCTGGGCTCCTCGGAAGTATCGCTGCTCGACTTTGTCGCGTGCCGACAAGGGTTTATCACATCCGGGGATTAAGGGCTGAGGGCCTGAAAGGTTCATTGCGCTTCATCAGTATTCGATCTGAGAAACTCGCGATTAAGTGGTCAACAAATATTCTCTCGGATAGCAATTCGCTCACTGAATTGCTCGAGACGGAGGGATTGCTCAAATCTAAGCAAGCAGTCGTCTTGGGTTTAGGTAGTGCCTGTGGCGTGGATACAAGCTATTTCCGGCCACCGAGTAGTGAAGAAAAAGAGTTGGCTCGTGTTGCCGCTGGATTCACACAGCGCGACATAGTCGTGATGTACCTCGGACGTCTCGCCGTTGATAAAGGCATCAAAGACTTGGCTAATGCGATGCAAAGTGCATCTGCTTCAAACACAAACCTAAAACTCGAAATTGTTGGACCCGAAGAGCAGTCAGATAAATTCGCACTCGAATCGACCCTTCAACTTTTCGACTCTCAGCCTTGGGCTCACATCTACGGGCCTGTTGATGATCCAAGGAGCCTGCTGTGGGCAGCGGATATTTTTTGCCTCCCGAGTTACAGAGAAGGTTTTCCGATCTCTGTCCTTGAAGCTCAAGCATGCGGGCTCCCGGTGATCACCACGAAGGTAACCGGATGTTCAGACTCAATTGTCGACAACACCACTGGAATATTGGTCGAAGCAAAGTCACCAGAATCCCTAGCCAAAGCAATTCTTGAGATGAGTAGCGACCTTGAACTGCGGGAGAGATTGGGAACGAACGGCGCAGTATGGGTAAAGGAAAACTTTGATTGCTCATTAGTTGAACAACGATTTAGTGACTATTTAAATAGAATTACAAATTGA